One segment of Phycisphaerae bacterium DNA contains the following:
- a CDS encoding putative zinc-binding metallopeptidase translates to MPDPIEENQPAAQNSWAEFADESLMAMRLCDLGLSLSGTPVEGHIRQVLTELRSRGLKFRPHFWLSTEWFTPDGVPGIAVPFYLAHPRLTELERKIMLLAEGESAESCLKIIRHEVGHAIDNGYRLHKRRDYRKVFGSWSKSYPEFYQPKPHSRRYVFHIEDWYAQSHPAEDFAETFAVWLTPGMDWERKYCNWPALKKLRYVDALMKELAGQPPTVRSRRRTEPVEKLTLTLQAHYDAKRRRYGTDLPDFFDRDLRKLFSDSPEYASNESAARFLQRMRRQTRRIVARWTDAYQYTIDQVLKQMIDRCRKLNLRLTRTQPHTEIEATVLLTVKTMNYIHDGRHRMML, encoded by the coding sequence ATGCCCGATCCGATCGAAGAGAACCAACCGGCAGCGCAGAATTCGTGGGCTGAGTTCGCCGACGAGTCGCTGATGGCGATGCGGCTCTGCGATCTGGGGCTTTCACTGAGTGGGACTCCGGTGGAGGGGCATATCAGGCAGGTGCTCACGGAACTCCGGAGCCGGGGGCTGAAGTTCCGGCCGCATTTCTGGCTATCAACGGAATGGTTCACCCCTGATGGCGTTCCGGGCATCGCGGTACCGTTTTATCTGGCGCATCCGCGACTGACGGAACTGGAACGCAAGATCATGTTGCTGGCCGAAGGGGAATCAGCCGAGTCGTGCCTGAAGATCATCCGGCATGAGGTCGGCCACGCGATCGATAACGGGTATCGGCTTCATAAGCGTCGGGATTATCGCAAGGTTTTCGGCTCGTGGTCGAAGAGCTATCCCGAGTTCTACCAGCCGAAGCCGCACAGCCGCCGCTATGTATTTCATATCGAGGACTGGTACGCCCAGAGCCATCCGGCGGAGGATTTTGCGGAGACGTTCGCCGTGTGGTTGACGCCGGGAATGGACTGGGAGCGCAAATACTGCAACTGGCCGGCGCTGAAGAAGCTGCGATATGTCGATGCCTTGATGAAGGAACTGGCCGGACAGCCACCGACGGTTCGGTCTCGAAGACGAACCGAACCAGTGGAGAAGCTGACACTCACATTGCAGGCTCATTACGATGCGAAGCGCCGCCGCTATGGCACTGATTTGCCGGATTTCTTCGATCGTGACCTGCGAAAGCTGTTTTCAGATTCGCCGGAGTACGCCTCAAATGAGTCGGCTGCGCGTTTCCTGCAGCGGATGCGCCGCCAGACACGACGCATTGTGGCGCGATGGACAGATGCCTATCAATACACGATTGATCAGGTTCTGAAGCAGATGATAGATCGATGTCGCAAGCTGAATCTTCGACTCACACGCACGCAACCTCACACGGAGATTGAAGCTACGGTTTTGCTGACGGTTAAGACGATGAATTACATACATGACGGACGGCATCGCATGATGCTGTAG
- a CDS encoding NADH-quinone oxidoreductase subunit D encodes MATMPQFAPTRLEREDVGGDLWTLNFGPQHPATHTTLRLVLELDGESVVACTPHIGYLHSGFEKLGEHLDYNQYVVVTDRMNYISPMANNIAWHTACEKLFGIELTPRCKVLRTIIAELARLQDHLLCLGTAGLDLGAFTSFLYTFNEREYIYDLFEEICGARFTTSYTRVGGLMQDIPDEWPDHVNAFLKRLPNAINDFESLLTRNRIFVERTKGIGVITREQAIAWSWTGPLARSAGVQRDLRKDEPYLCYADNWDGKGSSGVEFKVPIATGGDVYARYLVRLEEMQQSLHILRQLIDNIPSGPVNVLPDVKSTLPDKREVYFSIEGLIHHFEKIMWNRGFEPPVGEAYGANETANGELGFYLVSDGGNRPYRARCRPPSYINYSVFEHLVIGHSISDVVAVLGSLNIIAAELDR; translated from the coding sequence ATGGCCACCATGCCCCAATTCGCCCCCACCCGCCTCGAACGCGAGGATGTCGGCGGAGACCTGTGGACCCTCAACTTCGGTCCTCAGCACCCGGCGACCCACACGACCCTGCGCCTCGTGCTCGAGCTCGACGGCGAATCGGTCGTCGCCTGCACGCCGCACATCGGCTATTTGCACAGCGGTTTTGAGAAGCTGGGCGAGCATCTCGACTACAACCAGTACGTCGTCGTGACCGATCGTATGAACTACATCAGCCCCATGGCCAACAACATCGCATGGCACACTGCCTGCGAAAAACTCTTCGGCATCGAACTCACACCGCGATGCAAGGTCCTACGCACCATCATCGCAGAGCTGGCGCGACTCCAGGATCACCTGCTCTGCCTCGGAACGGCCGGGCTCGACCTTGGCGCGTTCACCAGCTTCCTCTACACGTTCAACGAGCGTGAATACATCTACGACCTGTTTGAGGAAATCTGCGGCGCGCGATTCACGACGAGCTATACGCGCGTCGGCGGCCTGATGCAGGACATTCCCGATGAGTGGCCTGACCATGTGAACGCCTTTCTCAAGCGTCTGCCCAACGCCATCAACGATTTCGAATCGCTTCTCACACGCAACCGGATCTTCGTCGAACGCACCAAAGGGATCGGCGTCATTACCCGGGAGCAGGCGATCGCATGGAGTTGGACCGGCCCCTTGGCGCGAAGCGCCGGCGTCCAGCGCGATCTGCGAAAAGACGAACCCTACCTCTGCTACGCCGACAACTGGGACGGCAAAGGCTCCAGCGGCGTCGAGTTCAAGGTACCGATCGCAACCGGTGGCGACGTCTACGCTCGCTATCTCGTCCGACTTGAGGAGATGCAGCAATCACTGCACATCCTCAGACAGTTGATTGATAACATTCCGAGCGGGCCGGTCAATGTCCTCCCCGATGTGAAATCAACACTGCCGGACAAACGCGAGGTATATTTCTCCATCGAAGGACTCATCCACCATTTCGAAAAGATCATGTGGAACCGGGGATTCGAGCCGCCCGTCGGCGAGGCCTACGGTGCCAACGAGACCGCAAACGGCGAGCTCGGATTCTATCTCGTCTCTGACGGTGGCAACCGCCCCTATCGCGCCCGTTGCAGACCCCCGAGCTACATTAACTACTCCGTGTTCGAACACCTCGTCATCGGCCATTCGATAAGCGATGTCGTCGCGGTCCTGGGCAGCCTGAACATCATTGCAGCAGAGCTTGATCGGTGA
- a CDS encoding FAD-dependent oxidoreductase yields MTLLLRNLTLSLDDDDSMLRDRAARRLRIAPDAIREFVIVRRSIDARRKDRIQFVYNVELALAGGPRDESRVLKRLHRTDVAPVHTAIPRPLQHGRDPIADRPIVVGFGPAGMFAALWLARHGYRPIVIDRGQPVKTRHRDILQRFYRLHEFDPESNLLYGEGGAGAYSDGKLYTRVNDPHMRDILQVFVDHGAPHDILVDSRPHLGSDRIPTLCARIRATIIAHGGEVRFGTRLDRIEIVDGAIKSIRLSCTTPGASPPETLRPGALLLGLGHSARDTIRMLVACGVQVVAKPFQLGVRVEHPQSLVNRWQYGPSCGHHRLPPAEYHLVAKGAAAELGDVYSFCMCPGGLILPTNESPGLIATNGASGVRRNQPFANSGIVMTVPIQAIQNDPIRGLEFVEHWERTAFELTGRSYRVPCQRAADFVAGRKSEGRPPETSYPLGGAWTSMNEILPNDVVQSVRRALADLDARLPGFAGDEGLVTGPESRASAPVRIPRNPDTRESVSTQGLFPIGEGAGYAGGIMSAAADGVATAETLIRRFAPPI; encoded by the coding sequence ATGACCCTCCTGCTCCGCAATCTGACGCTCAGCCTCGACGATGACGATTCGATGTTGCGCGACCGCGCAGCCCGCCGGCTCCGCATCGCGCCCGATGCCATCCGGGAATTCGTCATCGTTCGACGTTCCATCGACGCGCGCCGGAAGGATCGCATTCAATTCGTTTACAACGTGGAACTGGCGCTCGCCGGCGGCCCGAGAGACGAATCCCGCGTCCTGAAGCGACTTCACCGCACCGATGTCGCCCCCGTGCATACCGCGATTCCGCGACCACTTCAGCACGGTCGAGATCCGATTGCGGACCGTCCGATCGTCGTTGGCTTCGGACCGGCCGGCATGTTCGCCGCCTTATGGCTCGCCCGCCACGGCTACCGCCCGATCGTCATCGATCGCGGCCAGCCCGTGAAGACGCGACACCGCGACATCCTCCAGCGATTCTATCGCCTTCATGAGTTCGATCCCGAAAGCAACCTTCTCTACGGCGAAGGAGGAGCTGGAGCCTACAGCGACGGGAAGCTCTACACGCGCGTCAACGATCCTCACATGCGCGACATCCTTCAGGTGTTTGTCGATCACGGCGCGCCGCACGACATACTGGTCGACAGCCGTCCCCATCTTGGCAGCGATCGCATCCCCACGTTGTGCGCCCGCATTCGCGCCACCATCATCGCACACGGCGGCGAGGTCCGATTCGGAACCCGTCTCGACCGGATCGAAATCGTCGACGGAGCAATCAAGTCGATCCGATTGTCCTGCACGACGCCCGGCGCCAGTCCACCCGAAACCCTAAGGCCCGGTGCGCTGCTTCTGGGCCTGGGACATTCCGCCCGCGACACCATCCGGATGCTCGTCGCGTGCGGCGTACAGGTCGTCGCCAAGCCGTTTCAATTGGGAGTTCGGGTCGAGCATCCTCAGTCACTCGTGAATCGGTGGCAGTACGGCCCGTCATGCGGTCATCACAGACTACCCCCGGCTGAATACCATCTCGTTGCCAAGGGTGCTGCCGCCGAGTTGGGCGACGTGTACAGTTTCTGCATGTGCCCCGGCGGTCTCATATTGCCCACCAATGAGAGTCCCGGGCTGATCGCAACCAATGGCGCAAGCGGCGTGCGTCGAAATCAGCCCTTCGCGAACAGCGGAATCGTAATGACCGTACCAATCCAGGCCATTCAAAATGACCCAATTCGAGGGTTGGAGTTCGTCGAACACTGGGAGCGCACGGCGTTTGAACTGACTGGGCGCTCATATCGGGTACCGTGCCAGCGGGCAGCCGACTTTGTAGCCGGGCGAAAATCCGAGGGCCGGCCGCCGGAAACCAGCTATCCACTTGGCGGCGCATGGACTTCAATGAACGAGATTTTGCCGAACGATGTCGTGCAGTCCGTTCGACGCGCGCTGGCCGACCTCGACGCACGATTGCCCGGCTTCGCCGGCGATGAGGGACTCGTCACCGGTCCCGAATCCAGGGCCAGCGCCCCGGTCCGAATCCCACGCAACCCGGACACCCGCGAAAGCGTCTCCACTCAGGGACTGTTTCCCATCGGAGAAGGCGCGGGCTATGCCGGCGGCATCATGTCTGCCGCGGCCGACGGCGTGGCGACAGCCGAAACTCTGATCCGACGATTTGCACCGCCGATATAA